The segment ATCCTTCTTAGATACCATGTGAAGGGCTGAGGCCCACTGGCTCTTGGACGGACGGATGTGACCGAGACTCAATAGGTCCTCAAATTCCGCTTTGGCGTCTTTAAACAGCTCCGGCGATAACCGGCGCGGTTTGCAAAATACCGGAGGACCTTCCGTTGTTGTTATGTAATGCGTTACGCTATGCCTCACCTGCCGTTCTGTGTGTTGTGTTGGACGCACCAGGGTCGGGAATTCCGCCAGAAGCTGCTGGTACGGCGAACTCCCCATTATCGCCTTGATGGACTGCGTCTCCGTCGTGGCGATCCTCCCGGTGGTCGTCAGCATCGTGGTCTGGTCCAATAGTCGCCTGCCTTTGAGGTCCACCAGCAGTCCGTAGTGTGCTAGGAAGTCGGCTCCGATTATGGGTTTTGACACGTCTGCGATGACGAACCTCCATGAAAAGTTCCGTCGCAGTCCCAGGTCGAGGCTCGTCGGCTTCAGTCCGTAGGTGCTGATGGTGGACCCGTTGGCAGCGAACAGCTCGCACTTTGCTTTGTCCAGGCGACCCTTTATACACGATCGAGGGTACACGCAGAGGTCCGATCCAGTGTCCATTAGATACACCTCGTTCCGTGCCCTCTCTCGTACGAAAAGGCGGCAGGTTTTCGGCCCGGCACTGACCGCCGCATTCAGTGGGCCCGTGCGTTTCCCGCGCTGTACGTGCACGGCGGCCTGCATTTCGTCGATTGCGGTCCGAATACCTGGTGGTACCAGCAGTGGTCCCTGTTCCTCGGGGACGCGCTCCGACGCCGCTCTTTGGATTTGGAGCGACCACGGTAATTAGGCCGGTCGGATCTCTTCGGCGGGCGCGACCGGTCTTGTTCCGCCATTCGCGCCTCTATTTTCTCCAGTCGGTAGAGCACTTGTTCCATCGGATCCTTCCGCGCCGCCGAGACGCTGGCCACTTGGCCGCTGGCTGTTCCCTCATGGATCCGGTCCGCTATATCCGCCAGCGAGTCGAGTGGCAGACCGATTTGCGAATGGATAATAGCTTTCGTCATCTCCGGCATCCTGTTGGCCCACAGCGTCTTCAGGCAGGTTTCAGTCATAGTTTTTCCGGCCAGGCTCTGCATGTGCCGCAGGAGCTGGGACGGCGTACGGTCGCCGATTTCTTCCGTCTCGAAAAGTTTAAGCATCTTCTTACTTTCCGAGGCGGACATGCGCCGTATGAGCGCCCGTTTGAGCGTCTCATACTTGTCAGTCTCCGGGGGCGCCGTGAAGATGTCCCAAACCTCCTCGGCGTATTTGGCATCTAGTTGGGCCATCACATGGCAAAATTTCGTGTTAT is part of the Megalopta genalis isolate 19385.01 unplaced genomic scaffold, iyMegGena1_principal scaffold0038, whole genome shotgun sequence genome and harbors:
- the LOC143261150 gene encoding uncharacterized protein LOC143261150 — its product is MNTEVNHESAATPEVCRVGTHIPPFWPDRPEIWFNQIEAQFTISGITADNTKFCHVMAQLDAKYAEEVWDIFTAPPETDKYETLKRALIRRMSASESKKMLKLFETEEIGDRTPSQLLRHMQSLAGKTMTETCLKTLWANRMPEMTKAIIHSQIGLPLDSLADIADRIHEGTASGQVASVSAARKDPMEQVLYRLEKIEARMAEQDRSRPPKRSDRPNYRGRSKSKERRRSASPRNRDHCWYHQVFGPQSTKCRPPCTYSAGNARAH